The Flavobacteriales bacterium genome has a window encoding:
- a CDS encoding MATE family efflux transporter: MKSFLTRLFRVISLSLRGESIDFTKGSINTSIILLAIPMILEMAMESLFAVVDIYFVGRIGVDAIATVGLTESMLTLVYSLAFGASMAVTAMVARRIGEKNPDGAAEVSVQSLWLAFSISLLICVIGLVFAGELLRLMGAGDAMVEKNSGYTRWMLGGNFVIMFIFINNAIFRGAGDAFLAMRALWISNGLNIILDPMLIFGVGPFPEMGIEGAAIATNIGRGVGVLYQFYHLYKGKGAIKFHHISWNINTTLIGRLIKVAAGGTGQFIIASASWVFLMRLMAHFGEDTLAGYTLGIRVLVFTILPAWGLSNAAATLVGQNLGAGNPDRAEQCVWRTGWMNMAFMGTVALVYYFFPYEVLAVFKAEGVVLESGVLTLRVLSLGYIFFAWGMVLAQAFNGAGDTATPTWMNFITFWVLQIPAAYCLVYLMDVGPLGVLSCVAAAEFVLVIISFVVFRKGKWKVVEV, from the coding sequence ATGAAATCATTCCTGACCCGGTTATTCAGGGTCATATCCCTGTCGCTTCGCGGCGAGTCCATTGACTTTACCAAAGGGTCGATCAATACTTCCATTATTCTGCTGGCCATTCCCATGATCCTGGAAATGGCCATGGAGTCATTGTTCGCGGTGGTGGATATTTATTTTGTCGGACGCATCGGCGTGGATGCCATTGCCACTGTGGGACTCACCGAATCGATGCTTACACTGGTTTATTCCCTCGCTTTCGGGGCGAGTATGGCAGTCACGGCAATGGTGGCGCGACGTATCGGTGAGAAGAATCCGGACGGAGCGGCAGAGGTAAGTGTGCAGTCTCTATGGCTTGCCTTTAGCATATCACTTCTCATATGTGTGATCGGTCTGGTATTTGCGGGAGAACTCCTGCGATTGATGGGCGCCGGTGATGCTATGGTTGAAAAGAATTCCGGGTATACACGATGGATGTTAGGCGGGAATTTTGTGATCATGTTCATCTTCATCAACAATGCGATTTTTCGCGGTGCCGGGGATGCTTTTCTGGCCATGCGGGCCTTGTGGATATCCAACGGATTGAACATCATTCTTGATCCCATGCTTATTTTCGGCGTGGGGCCTTTTCCTGAGATGGGCATTGAAGGTGCGGCCATCGCCACCAATATCGGCCGGGGCGTAGGTGTGCTATACCAATTCTATCATCTGTATAAAGGAAAAGGTGCCATCAAGTTTCACCATATCTCCTGGAATATCAATACGACGTTGATTGGGCGACTTATCAAAGTAGCCGCTGGAGGAACAGGGCAATTCATCATCGCTTCCGCCAGCTGGGTTTTTCTGATGAGGCTAATGGCGCATTTCGGGGAGGATACGCTTGCCGGATATACCCTGGGTATACGTGTACTGGTGTTTACAATTTTGCCTGCCTGGGGACTGTCCAATGCTGCGGCAACGCTTGTGGGGCAAAATCTTGGTGCCGGAAATCCCGATCGTGCAGAGCAGTGTGTGTGGCGCACCGGATGGATGAACATGGCCTTCATGGGCACGGTGGCGCTGGTGTATTATTTCTTTCCGTATGAGGTGTTGGCGGTATTCAAGGCAGAAGGGGTGGTACTGGAATCCGGCGTTCTGACCCTTCGTGTTTTAAGTCTCGGATATATCTTCTTTGCCTGGGGCATGGTATTGGCACAGGCATTCAATGGCGCTGGTGATACAGCTACGCCCACATGGATGAACTTCATCACCTTTTGGGTTCTCCAGATCCCAGCGGCCTATTGCCTGGTATACCTGATGGATGTTGGTCCGTTAGGTGTGTTGTCCTGCGTGGCAGCTGCGGAGTTTGTGCTGGTGATCATCAGTTTTGTGGTGTTCAGAAAAGGGAAGTGGAAGGTGGTAGAGGTTTAA